The segment AGCAATAAATACATTGTATCCAAACGATAAAGCTGTTGGATATGATATTAATCAAGTTAGAGGAATTTGGCGTGTTTCTTTCAAAAAATAACATTAAATCATGAGTAAATTTTCAGAAATAATTAATCAAGATAAACCTGTTTTAGTAGACTTTTTTGCAGAATGGTGTGGGCCATGTAAAATGATGAGTCCTATTTTAAAAGAGGTTAAAGACAGTTTAGAAGGGGGTGTTTCAATTATTAAAATAGATGTAGATAAGAATCAATCTTTAGCAGCAAAATACCAAGTAAGAGGAGTTCCAACGTTAATGCTTTTTAAAAGTGGAAAACAAGTTTGGAGACAATCTGGCGTATTACAAAAACAAGAAATAGTTTCTATTATAAAAAAACATGGTTGATTTTTAGTGCTTTTTAAAATAGAATTAAAGCACCCAAATTTTGGGTGCTTTTTTATTTACAATGACACATGTCATTTCATGAAAACTCGAATTAAAATAGCTTTGGTTAAAATAGTATTATTATGAAGGTTAAAATAATTTTTTCAATTCTCGTATCTTTTTTAATAACAAATGTAAGTCTGTCTCAAGATCAGTTTAATGTTCAAATAGAGCCCTTAATTATTACAAATGCACCAAGTATTCACTCTTTTTCCTGGGGAAAAACTAGTGATGGGAAATGGGTTATCTTAGGTGGAAGAATAGATGGATTACATCAAAGGCAACCTTTTTCGGCTTTTCAAGAAAGTGATAATAACAAAAATGTTTTTGTCATAGACCCAGAAGCTAATCAAACGTGGAGTGCATCAATAAGTGTTTTACAAGCTACTATATTTGAGCAATTACAATCAACAAATCAAGAGTTTTACCAAAGAGGTAACACCTTATATATAATTGGGGGTTATGGATTTAGTGCTATACAAAATGATCATATTACTCATAATAAATTAACAGCTATAGATATAGATGGTTTGGCTACAGCAGTTATAAATAGTCAACCAATTACTTCCTTTTTTAGACAAATAACAAATACGAATCTTGCAGTTACTGGTGGGCAATTAGGAGTGCTAGATGATGTGTTCTATTTATGTGGTGGGCACTATTTTGAAGGGAGATATAATCCTATGGAAACAGGTTTTATTCAAAAATATACAGATGAAATTAGAACTTTTCAAATTAATGATAATGGAACAGCTCTTTCAATCATAAACTATTCAGCTCAAAAAGACATAGATAATTTACATAGAAGAGATTATAACTTGGCGGCACAGGTTTTTACAGATGGAACAAAAGGTTTTACAATGTTTAGCGGTGTTTTTCAACATACAGAAAATATACCTTGGTTAAATACTGTAGATATTCTTTCTAGTGGTTATACAGTTAACAATTCATTTAACCAATACCTAAGCCAGTATCACAGTGCTAATATTCCAATTTATGATACTAACAGTAATATTATGCACACTTTATTTTTTGGTGGAATGAGTCAATATAAATTAGATGAAAATGAGAACCTTATTCAAGATGATAACATACCCTTTGTAAAAACGATTAGTAAAGTATCTCGATTTAGTGATGGTTCAATGATGGAAAGTAGTTTAGAAATAGAAATGCCTGCTTTTTTAGGTTCTGGCGCAGAATTTATTCCGTTATATACTACTTCCAATTATCTTACAGAAGAAATTTTAGATCTTAACAACTTACAACAAGGTAAAGTGTTAGTTGGTTATATTTTCGGCGGAATAGAAAGTACACAAGAGAATATTTTCTTTATAAATGATGGTACTCAGAGTAGTGCAAGTAACCTGGCTTTTAAAGTGTTTATTAATAAAACATCTTTAGGTTTTGATGAAGTAGAATTGAATACAAAGAATATTTATAA is part of the Polaribacter sp. SA4-10 genome and harbors:
- the trxA gene encoding thioredoxin; the protein is MSKFSEIINQDKPVLVDFFAEWCGPCKMMSPILKEVKDSLEGGVSIIKIDVDKNQSLAAKYQVRGVPTLMLFKSGKQVWRQSGVLQKQEIVSIIKKHG
- a CDS encoding T9SS type A sorting domain-containing protein → MKVKIIFSILVSFLITNVSLSQDQFNVQIEPLIITNAPSIHSFSWGKTSDGKWVILGGRIDGLHQRQPFSAFQESDNNKNVFVIDPEANQTWSASISVLQATIFEQLQSTNQEFYQRGNTLYIIGGYGFSAIQNDHITHNKLTAIDIDGLATAVINSQPITSFFRQITNTNLAVTGGQLGVLDDVFYLCGGHYFEGRYNPMETGFIQKYTDEIRTFQINDNGTALSIINYSAQKDIDNLHRRDYNLAAQVFTDGTKGFTMFSGVFQHTENIPWLNTVDILSSGYTVNNSFNQYLSQYHSANIPIYDTNSNIMHTLFFGGMSQYKLDENENLIQDDNIPFVKTISKVSRFSDGSMMESSLEIEMPAFLGSGAEFIPLYTTSNYLTEEILDLNNLQQGKVLVGYIFGGIESTQENIFFINDGTQSSASNLAFKVFINKTSLGFDEVELNTKNIYNLKVYPNPSSDVFFIEIFIPNTEKSTLDIYNILGKKVKSVKIKNTIGLKKFSLDLSNMVSGAYILKFKNSANSIKKKLIKL